tttattttaaaaataatttgatattatccagaataattttgatatttgaaaatCAGATAAATTAATACAATAAAGGGCAGTCTAGTCACGAAGTTCATGCCAATGCAAGATCCTagggaaggatctattgtacgcaACTTTGCATacattgcaagaggttgtttccgcaACTCAAACCCATGACCACTAGGTCATACGGTAACAATTTTACCGATGCGTCAAGGCCCACAATATTTCATTTAATAGCATAATAACATAGATGGAGAAATTTGATAACAActagtaataaaaaatatataggcATATATCTTTGTTTGATGACAATAGCTATATTACTAATTATGTTATTCcattaaaattcaaataaaatgagCAATAGAAAATTTTATGGCCAAAAGTTTTTCACATACAAAAATCATCATCAACTAGAACACAACTTAGACATGACTTCTACTTCAGTATAGGTTTCGCTCCCATTGCCATTTCTCAACATGGCTTTAAAAAGTGTCCTATGTGACTGCCTAAGAGCTTTCTAGCTAAAGGTCGCTTTTACCTAGGTGGTAGGCAACCTCTGAGTGGTGTTTTAAAGTTGACTCAAGTTGTAAGCCTAAGCTCACCACCTAAGTGGCCTAAGTAGCCAACCAAGACTCTATTCACTCGAAATTGGTCATTTTGTAATAATTGTTTAGGTCATTTTCCAACCAAACATTCTTTTGTATCTTTTAGGTTTGTTCTCTTTTTCttcctatatttttaaaattttcaacatttaTTGTTAACCCTATATTTGAATCCATTCAAAATTCCTTTATTGTCTCTGTAATTGCAAACTTGAgtgtataattttattttaataatattttgatGCTAAATGTCTAGGCCCCCACCTACCACCTAGGCGCTAGTCAATCAATTGACTGCCTAGAATCACCTTTTAAAACGTTTTATTCAATCATTTTTATTATTACAGATTGAGTTCACATCGACAATTCACAATTGTCAATTGCTCCACGTGATAAGATTTTGTATTCTATGTTATTGTTGACTTTAAAATTCCACTTTATTCAATCTTCCTTTGTTTTATACTGTAAAGTAATCCATTATTTCTATTGACTTTTATAATGGATTCATATTAATTTCTTAATGGTTTGAATTGATTTAAATTGGTTAGATTTTccttttaatgattttttatttttagaattgtaTAAAATAACATTTACATTAAATTGTATTGAATGAAGCTAAATCCTCATGGTTCTTTTCATTTTGAGTCAATATGTAAGAAGGAATCATTTTACATGTGACTCAGTAACACAATGTATAATGTACCATTTTACATGTGACTTTGTAACGTGTATCATTTTACATGTGGCTTGTAAGTAATGTATGATTTGAATCATCAATCCTATGATTTCAACAATTAGGCAAATATATACTTAAAGATCCGTGTActcttatttaattaattaaatacaaaattcaaagttcccaaagaaagaaaagacaaaagctCTATACggcaaaattatatatttaaatgaaCAAAGAATTTAGaaacataaaataattaatattaaactAGTCAAACCTTCTCCTCAGTAGGTATATTTTCTGAAACACTTGGAGGTGCACCATCAGGTACACTAACACAATTGCGATAGCCAGCCTCCTCCATAGAGAGCTTATCTATTTCTCCCTCGACCTATTTTATAGAAGAGGGATGAAAATGATTAAATGGTACAAGGCAAGCTAACCAGACAGAAAATGTAAACTAATGAGAAGAAGATGAGTTACAATTATAATTTCACTAGCATTCTTTATATCATCAAGTCCATATAAAATGCGTTCCTTGTCTTTTTCCTGTACGTTGGTGAAAATGCATGTTATATAAATAAGAATTCTGTCTTGTTTACGCATTGAATTGCAAAAGAGGAATGATATTATAAAAGATATAAAGGATGTTGCACAGACCTGCCAAAATCCTTTGGGAACAGAACGGTATTTGCAACTTATAATCTCTCCATCTCTTCTGTAAGGAAAAGCAATAGCCGTCTGCATAGTATATCCAAATGTTAGCAGGATCAATGAATTTTCTTCTCCAACACCTGAAGACGAAAGTAGTGAAACTCAGCAACACCTTTGAACAATTCTGTAAAACACCATTTCGCCGTAGAGTTTCTTCTGATATCCTTCTCTCTTCAAAGAATTCAATAAACTGAAAATTGAACTCAAAATAAAATTTGGGCAGTCAATAAAGTTTCTTAAGCCAAAAGAATATAAATACAACAGTTAGTATCACATCCACATCACATGAGAATCTGTTGGTAAATTTCAGTAAAATAAGTGATCCTCAATCATATGAAATTCAATGATCCCATGCCATTCAAATTGTGGAAGCAATTTAATGCTCATCAAATTATGTCATTGATATTGAAGCAACAATAGATCATTATCAAGTGTATATAGGCAACAGGAGCATCAGGCTAGACATTCGCTATGAGGTCAGAACCATGGAGAGACTACTGCAGGTTTTCCAGCGGCGCATCATAAAAGCACGATACCTTGTTGTTTCATGTATAATTTATCTTTTGTGGGAATGTCGCCATAGATGTAGTTTTGATAGTGATGTACCTAATGTTGATAGGATATTCCACAAACTATAGACGCATGTCTACCAGTTTGTGAATCTCAATTGATTGTATGTCAGTatatcatctctctctctctctctctctctctatatatatatatatatatatatatatatataccttccCGAAAAAAAAACAATAGATCATTATCAAGTGTATCTTAAGGTCAAAATCTGATGACACTGCTTGAATTTTAAAATGAATCATAACATACTATTCTAATAAAGGAAGTTAACTAAAACAAGACAACATTTCTCGTTATTATTCTAAGAGGATGAACCATGGTGCTACACTGAGTTTTCCTTTTTGTAGCCTGAATAATGAAGTTTCAATTCATTAACATGTGTTCTCTGTTTGTAAAAGTATAAATTTGTTGTCCCTCTGTCAATTGGAGGGAGCCTCGTGCAAATTTTTTTGTTTTCACCAAAATTTTTTATCAGGGTGGAGACATAACAAAGATGATGGAAATCATATATTTACAAGTGTCACTGTTAGCTACCTTGCCAGACAATGGCTCCAGGTTAAATTGACTTTCTGCGATGATTTTGCAATCTTCAGATTTTGAAGCTTGCTTGGCATAATGTTCCATGACTTCTCCAGTAGCTTGTTTTATTTTGGAATAATGTTCCATGTCTTCTCCAGtagcttgttttcttttggcatAATGTTCCATGACTTCTCCAGTAGCTTGTTTTATTTTAGAATAATGTCCCATGTCTTCTCCAGTAGCTTGTTTTCTTATGGCATATTGTTCCATGAATTTTCCAGTAGCTTGTTTTTGGAGGGGATAATCTTCCATGAATTCTCCAGTAGCCTGCATGACATAGGCCATCCATAATAAATAGAATGACTAGTTCCAAGATCTAGCAGTAGCAGGAGCATATATATTTTACCTCTATCTTGCCTACCCATCCACAATCACTTCCAAGGCATTTCCATGTTGCGAATTTTCTAGATAATTATGACATAACATCAAGACAAACAAAGATATAAAGGTCATAAGACTACTAAACATTTAATGagtgaaagggaaaaaaaaaggatATCATGATTCAGTACAGAAGAAAGCAACCCACCCAGTCTCATGGATGAAAAAAAATAAGTTCATATCCATAGGTTGTCTGCCTTTACActgaaatatcaaaatattgaaTAACACACAATTTAGGAAACTAAATAAGGGATAACAAATTATATATTCACAAAACAAAACCTAGATAACTTCCTGATTCATAAATCAAATGATGCTATATACAAAGGCAAATGCAACATCTCATCTTGCACAAACATATATTAGATGTCCTCATAGTCGTACATAAATAGCCAAGAACTTACGCACATAGATAAGTACATGCACTGGAACTATACCGCCAATATAATTCAAGGCAATAGAGAAACCATCTAACTGGGACTACGTTTTGTACCATATTAACTACCTATCTTTATATGCATTCACTTAGTTCATGTGCAAATATTGAAGATTGAGGAAGTGAAGCACAGTAGAAAGACAGTAGGCATGTATGAGTTTCTTAACATTTTCttttaaatgaaatataataACTAATCTAGACATTCAATCCTAAATCTTTACATTGGTGAATACATTCAAAAATTGCATGCTCATGAATGTTTCTGTGATATAATGTTGGACATGACAGTTCTAAAAAGCATATTCAATGGTGTACAGTCATCTCACCGCATAGTGCATGGTTGGTATGCCGAGGCATATGTGAATaacatttaaaatataaaaaatatttatattaaagcGTCCAATTCATATCACATAAAAAATGTCAATCATTCATTGCAAAATGTATGAAATGTCATTTAATATTAATCAATGATGTAACATTGATCCATATAAGGGCTTTTCTAATTACACATGCAGACCACATGTGATACCTATATTCAATTCACATAAAAAAATCCACAGAAGCAGCTACATATGGAGTTAAAGTGAGGTGCTTTAACCATGGTTGGTGTCATAAGAATCCGGCATTGTGTCACTAAACTAGTTTAAAATGGAAATTGTCATTCTTCTTATTGAGATTTTCACCTTTATGACTATCAACTGTCTGCCTATTCATCTATTAGCTAAAGTAGTAGCTATATTTAAGGCTAGCCCAGTGTGCTTAGACTAAATCCATATTAAGATCAGGTGAGTTGGCTTCAATTAGATATATTATATAGGACTATGCAATATATTTCTAAGAAATATCCCATAGCATACAAAAGTTGGAATTTCTACTCTACGGAGCAATGAATTTTCTCTCCAAGCCAAAGGAAAGAAGCAAGTGGTGTTCAGGTTTGTGTATGAAAATTGTGGCAGGATCCCGACACCTGACCCCTTCAAATCATATTCTAGTACTGGTTGTGCTTTAAGGAAGATTCAAGTTTTAATTAATTGTGTAGTTGAGAGTATTAAGAAGGTCCTTCAATAGGTAGTTTGGGTATCAGGAATTCAAGGTTTAAACCCCAAAATCCAAACCCTAATCTTTAGTActcattttttttcctcttattATCCTGTCAATAGACCCACAACCCACTTGATCACATTACCCCACTAATTGCATGACATGCCACTAAAGACCCCCTATTTGGTTCCCCTCACAGTCCATAGCAAAGGTGTCCCAGAATTCCATCTGCATCTCAATATTCATTGAACTTGTTGAGGGATCAGATAGTTATAAAATTTAGCAAGGTATTTAATGGATTGGCTACTCATTCAATTAAACAGAGCCAGATTTGGATATTAACCATGATCGAGTGAACCAGCCATCAGCCATCCCTGTTCTAATTTAAGTTAGAAGGTGTTCTATGGTAATATGTTGATAACTGAATATTGGTAAGCAAATCAGCCTTCAAAAGATAGGAAAGACATAAAATAACAAATTTGAGTTCAAATGCTCACTCAAATTCTCACGTATTATGACTCTTCAGTGGACAACATTCTTAAGGCTTGTTAAAATGAAATAGGAGTAGAGATAGTCAATAAACATTTAAAATGCAAACTTTTCATTTGAAAGATACTTTAGATACAACAATCCATATCAGGTGTTACTTGGTGATTTCATAATTCAAAAGCCTAGAATGTAATATCTGCCAGCtccattttttgaaatattttctgaaaaTCATTTCAGGCTCAAActaatgaaggcatcaaccagaTTTTATAGAGACAAGCTGACATGTTGATTCTCCTCGCACACTAGTTGAGTTAAGTGTCAAAATCTCGGACAACTTTATCTCACTCCAAGCGAGTTTGCTTTCAACATGCATGAATAGTTGTTAGACAGAAGCCTTGTCTATCACCAATGACGCCGTTATATCCAAGTTTGttttatttaagaaaataaaatataatggagGGCTACGAGACGAAAAAACGGAGGGCTCTCTAATTTCACTGGAAGTCCAGAGAATTGTAACTATCAGAGAAATGACGGGCATTAGGGGTAAGGGGGCACCTTTGGGCATGGCATTGACAAACCCACCCCAAACTTCCAATCGTTGCACACAATTCCTATCGCCTCGAGTTTCGACTGCAAATCCTGCAGTTGCTTCGTCAAGACGTCGTCTTGTAACACCGCAACTTCGACTGCTGCAGCAAGACAACTATTAATATCCATAAGGTCAATTCTAAAGAAACCGCGAGCGCATAAAATAATTAAGAAGATTCCTGCTCCAAAGTGAAGAAATACGCGGTCTTTGAGATGAGTACCACAGTCCGCAGCCATGTCGCGGCGAGGCTGACGGGAACAAAAAAGGTGTCGAGAATGTTTGGAACGAAGACGATAATTGAAGTAGGCACTGGTACGGGTAGGAAGATGGAGAAGGCGATGGAGGAGGAGAGGCGCAGGTGCAGCAGCGACGAAGCATCTCAACGGGAGGTACTTGGAGCCGGACATGAGAAGGGCTTGGAAAGGGCGGCAGCCGACTGGGGGCATTATCCTTCTGGCGCCAACAATCCGCCTGCCTTCATGAACAGGCGGAGAACTGAGGACGACGGAATGAGCAAGCGAGACGAGAAGAGGATACCAAAAAACTTGAGGTTTATGGAACTAGGGCTTCTATCGTGTCTGGAAATAGGGCTCAGTTTGACTTTCATGAGAAAGCGAAGGACTCATCTGTAAAATTAACAAAACATAATCCATTTTATTTAACCGAATAAAATGGGATGATTTCTAACTCCAAGAAAatgtattatttatttattatattaatattcTATTTGAATATAATCTTACTGTAGCAGTTAGGTTTGAAAATTTTTTAC
This genomic stretch from Zingiber officinale cultivar Zhangliang chromosome 7A, Zo_v1.1, whole genome shotgun sequence harbors:
- the LOC122000738 gene encoding twinkle homolog protein, chloroplastic/mitochondrial-like isoform X2, with protein sequence MPPVGCRPFQALLMSGSKYLPLRCFVAAAPAPLLLHRLLHLPTRTSAYFNYRLRSKHSRHLFCSRQPRRDMAADCVEVAVLQDDVLTKQLQDLQSKLEAIGIVCNDWKFGVGLSMPCPKCKGRQPMDMNLFFFIHETGKFATWKCLGSDCGWVGKIEATGEFMEDYPLQKQATGKFMEQYAIRKQATGEDMGHYSKIKQATGEVMEHYAKRKQATGEDMEHYSKIKQATGEVMEHYAKQASKSEDCKIIAESQFNLEPLSGKFIEFFEERRISEETLRRNGVLQNCSKTAIAFPYRRDGEIISCKYRSVPKGFWQEKDKERILYGLDDIKNASEIIIVEGEIDKLSMEEAGYRNCVSVPDGAPPSVSENIPTEEKDTKFQFLWNCKAYLEKASRIILATDADAPGQALAEELARRLGRERCLRVKWPKKDATEVCKDANEVLMNLGPDALQKVIENAEFYPIRGLFQFGNFFHDIDAYYYQHLGYELGVSTGWRAVDEYYKVVPGELTVITGVPNSGKSEWIDALICNINKSDEWKFVLCSMENKVREHARKLLEKHIKKPFLNARYCGSAERMSIDEYEKGKEWLFDAFCLIRCEDDSLPSIQWVLERAKGAVHRSGVRGLVIDPYNELDHQRDSSQSETEYVSQMLTKIKRFAQHHSCHVWFVAHPRQLQNWKGGPPNLYDISGSAHFINKCDNGIVIHRNRDENAGPLDAVQVCVLKVRNKVIGKIGQAFLSYDRTTGEYKDLD
- the LOC122000738 gene encoding twinkle homolog protein, chloroplastic/mitochondrial-like isoform X1 — encoded protein: MPPVGCRPFQALLMSGSKYLPLRCFVAAAPAPLLLHRLLHLPTRTSAYFNYRLRSKHSRHLFCSRQPRRDMAADCAVEVAVLQDDVLTKQLQDLQSKLEAIGIVCNDWKFGVGLSMPCPKCKGRQPMDMNLFFFIHETGKFATWKCLGSDCGWVGKIEATGEFMEDYPLQKQATGKFMEQYAIRKQATGEDMGHYSKIKQATGEVMEHYAKRKQATGEDMEHYSKIKQATGEVMEHYAKQASKSEDCKIIAESQFNLEPLSGKFIEFFEERRISEETLRRNGVLQNCSKTAIAFPYRRDGEIISCKYRSVPKGFWQEKDKERILYGLDDIKNASEIIIVEGEIDKLSMEEAGYRNCVSVPDGAPPSVSENIPTEEKDTKFQFLWNCKAYLEKASRIILATDADAPGQALAEELARRLGRERCLRVKWPKKDATEVCKDANEVLMNLGPDALQKVIENAEFYPIRGLFQFGNFFHDIDAYYYQHLGYELGVSTGWRAVDEYYKVVPGELTVITGVPNSGKSEWIDALICNINKSDEWKFVLCSMENKVREHARKLLEKHIKKPFLNARYCGSAERMSIDEYEKGKEWLFDAFCLIRCEDDSLPSIQWVLERAKGAVHRSGVRGLVIDPYNELDHQRDSSQSETEYVSQMLTKIKRFAQHHSCHVWFVAHPRQLQNWKGGPPNLYDISGSAHFINKCDNGIVIHRNRDENAGPLDAVQVCVLKVRNKVIGKIGQAFLSYDRTTGEYKDLD